In Nematostella vectensis chromosome 2, jaNemVect1.1, whole genome shotgun sequence, one genomic interval encodes:
- the LOC116601501 gene encoding uncharacterized protein LOC116601501, giving the protein MAACAVKAVAPVWEGKLKNKRYRNWLKVCYALSITCEGAHPYVEKEIANFHASLLTKLVAAPICTCPPLARAGHTKGCVWARELTGHHRRGKPLWQQSDSTKWTDPVHGQWEVAKLYMPSLGVHVAACVNAATTDPTGLLNLLYWCDVFKVQQVLVDAVRITRNNCMHAPSQELQDVQVQDAFTSLKNFLQDPELQPDPIAQHALLKIQKLETDDMISFDEIELKVLKDLIYSSKKDTDDKLNKLNKAQEETGQKLDELRHEVDSKVCMGDVNSTDRQRKIFMSLSRVFPFLLSCILTTISQVAHSNLSKRLLAFCLFMCLAYVLDEGTSDKGCNAIPHLVKHLHLQEFDFLDQLASSRHDFTGRQWLLGKLLNTMDENKISKGVIITGDPGSGKSSFVANIICSQLSNNSMHSHILGYHMCIQSHRNTKDPAKLVRNLAAMIASRIQEYSDLISRDPFIQKTLDTCEHDSPGCFDTAVLTPLRHLKDSPPKEMFLIVDALDECVTSNAKQNDIADLFSKKMDRIPFWVKVIFTSQNVPMVLQEFSQLPIIEIKKDDPRNLRDIEEYVARTLYEQSSYLSRLMTYLSSDFQHSISSLVELSEGNFLLIKLVLQYREIERVQMKDLPKSIHGVYHAYFKRHFTNEEFREVRKILEILIATYEPLPVKELFKILQNSDGLDYEYDFVPKVKKMSMFLSFSGADQKLKLFHSTLSEWLTSNITFGGPFYVSKTKGHEHLAEFYLTRLNDSEAIFDYKFGYNLACHICESQRSKQYKEMFLSVDSKLVNCTDGNTNLTALHLAASSSSNPDVIELLASHFVSMDSLDSSSRTPAFIAAVSGHDKVVESLWEKGANLFYVTSPLDTDIQQRSENPVKDCKQMMCGYSLLHAAAQGGHEDTVELLLSHNLRLDAESGAGNTPMQIAAENGHVSVMKILHRHGAKYDARLLRSATAGGHYYTVKFLLQVGVLDECIPRAYSISSNYMKQPSGQIFDDEYLWKCETALHIACSMDLPEIVGLLVHGNTSAINCPDYLGMLPIHKAVVHNSYSSLKKLLWAGVGSSLRCDKAYFDYPRKRVNDTTIHLEPCCCASTALHLAARHGLINIVRLLAENGADTSAVDVHGSQPIHVAACHGRAAVLSLFVNVYKVDVNSRDILGQTPFIYAVECKAENVFKRLVHLGADIFAVDKTGRSPIMLDALDDQKLIFKDPYVRNRADMVDSNLKEKLDSLIAEVVPKHSLSSSILKIYLKAKINASIIQSVFEMMSEEELSFLRKGKLVSCKLLATDIPLASSPIVLFSTTAMFISHVDSFIASLIKDRMRKEEVNKTGIIPYGRRPASSTCRMGNTTLNCSFLVSSVRKNYVYVADRLLSAGMDVNCRADVSGDTPLLTYLRNGGRNMAKVLAKHKVKAEIKCGEYFKDSVVHLSAYHKLHYLHYLDMFQESGDVFPLKKDDMFDYLLFDYERNLVDGKNVTVQVGDGPLIRAIKSHNLRKGYNVLNKCFDNEGFLPLHRAAQGGNLLAVKKFLDMGADLSLETEDGRSALSLAIQFAVKYRPHMNFHEPSIMTDVEIFLGSVTAKEIITQHIKQRKKEIKIGCNPKFTRLTLYHIAASRGMYHLIVLLLELQKTLPQIIRGLDEHCVTKHGITPYYLAFLNANVEHSSWKKTLSVIQMYSADMALTYRPKVTARYFLLFNTLFNTFPVDMLKISANPYDLNFLCRSKPETCSEYLPIVHFKRSPRGSLQKRLSDSAFSLIQFWKELKEYFDKEIDFFTKTWKFMVLFSGNYRCIKSNNARDIKRLINITTDKQKIPDMCTEQTRTLIEDVTRDYKIENKNFQDYYMSFLELLEEAKNLADEEDISALNKTMLCLWRDGTMRYIRLRFMAYTLDFMKKQIEKNWILPSMAPLMKKDLLSIQTNLTETELLDIVKILSEGTASEEFVYLGALQFPRPPLYRKSFTLK; this is encoded by the exons GGTGTGCATGTGGCTGCATGTGTCAACGCGGCGACCACAGATCCCACTGGACTCTTGAACCTCTTATATTGGTGTGATGTATTTAAGGTTCAGCAAGTCCTTGTTGACGCAGTTCGCATTACTCGTAATAACTGCATGCATGCACCAAGTCAAGAACTACAAGACGTCCAAGTGCAGGATGCTTTTACATCTTTAAAAAATTTTCTTCAGGATCCTGAGTTACAACCTGACCCAATTGCACAGCATGCTCTATTGAAAATCCAAAAGCTGGAAACGGACGATATGATAAGCTTTGATGAGATAGAGCTAAAAGTTCTCAAAGATTTGAtttactcatcaaaaaaggaTACTGATGACAAGTTAAATAAACTCAATAAAGCTCAAGAGGAAACAGGACAAAAGCTTGATGAACTCAGGCATGAGGTTGATTCAAAAGTATGCATGGGTGACGTAAATAGTACAGACAGACAAAGAAAGATCTTCATGAGCCTTTCACGCGTCTTTCCATTTTTACTGTCTTGTATTTTGACAACGATTAGTCAAGTAGCTCACAGCAACCTATCCAAGAGGCTGTTGGCATTCTGCCTGTTTATGTGCCTTGCTTATGTTCTTGACGAGGGCACTTCAGACAAAG GTTGTAACGCCATACCCCATCTAGTCAAACACCTACACCTCCAAGAGTTCGACTTCTTGGATCAGCTGGCCTCCTCAAGGCACGACTTCACTGGTCGTCAGTGGCTACTGGGAAAACTGCTTAACACTATGGACGAAAACAAGATCAGTAAAGGCGTCATAATCACCGGAGATCCAGGATCGGGGAAATCTTCCTTTGTGGCAAATATTATTTGTTCTCAACTTTCTAATAATTCTATGCATAGTCACATTCTTGGATATCATATGTGCATTCAATCCCATCGGAACACCAAAGATCCAGCCAAGTTAGTGCGAAATCTGGCAGCCATGATCGCCTCAAGGATTCAGGAATATTCGGATCTAATCTCGAGGGATCCGTTTATCCAGAAGACTTTAGATACGTGTGAGCATGACTCCCCGGGCTGTTTTGACACAGCTGTCCTTACTCCACTTCGCCATTTAAAAGACTCTCCGCCTAAAGAAATGTTTTTGATTGTAGATGCGTTGGATGAGTGCGTCACGAGCAAcgcaaaacaaaatgatattgCAGATCTTTTTAGTAAGAAGATGGATCGTATCCCCTTCTGggttaaagtaattttcacaTCTCAAAATGTTCCTATGGTTTTACAAGAATTTTCTcagttacctattattgaaataaaaaaggatGATCCGAGAAACTTGCGCGACATTGAAGAATACGTGGCACGAACACTTTATGAACAGTCGTCATACTTGTCACGCTTGATGACATATCTTTCAAGTGACTTTCAACATTCTATCTCATCTTTAGTCGAATTAAGCGAAGGCAACTTTCTACTCATCAAACTGGTCTTACAATATAGAGAGATTGAGAGAGTACAAATGAAAGATCTTCCAAAATCCATCCATGGAGTTTACCACGCCTATTTCAAGCGTCATTTTACAAATGAGGAGTTCCGTGAAGTACGAAAAATACTGGAAATACTCATAGCGACCTACGAGCCGTTACCTGTAAAAGAACTGTTTAAAATTCTTCAAAATTCAGATGGCCTGGATTACGAGTATGACTTTGTCCCtaaagtgaaaaaaatgtcGATGTTTCTCAGCTTTTCTGGAGCAGACCAAAAACTGAAGCTGTTTCACAGTACCCTTTCGGAATGGTTGACCAGCAATATAACGTTTGGTGGACCTTTTTATGTCAGTAAAACGAAAGGGCATGAACACCTTGCAGAGTTTTACCTGACAAGGTTGAATGACTCTGAGGCAATATTTGACTATAAATTTGGTTACAATCTTGCATGTCATATCTGTGAAAGTCAGCGCTCAAAACAATACAAAGAGATGTTTCTTAGTGTGGATTCGAAGTTGGTGAATTGCACAGATGGTAATACCAATCTAACCGCATTGCATCTCGCTGCTAGTAGCTCGTCGAATCCTGACGTTATAGAACTTCTTGCGAGTCATTTTGTGTCCATGGACTCTCTTGACAGTAGCAGCCGTACTCCTGCATTTATAGCCGCAGTCTCTGGTCATGACAAGGTAGTGGAAAGCCTATGGGAAAAAGGAGCTAACCTTTTTTACGTTACAAGCCCACTTGACACTGATATTCAGCAGCGCTCCGAGAACCCCGTGAAAGACTGCAAACAAATGATGTGCGGTTACTCTTTGTTGCATGCAGCAGCACAAGGAGGCCATGAAGACACTGTCGAATTGCTGTTGAGTCACAACCTAAGATTAGACGCTGAGTCCGGCGCCGGTAATACACCAATGCAGATAGCTGCTGAAAATGGCCACGTGTCTGTCATGAAGATTTTGCACCGACACGGCGCAAAGTACGACGCTCGGCTTCTTCGTAGTGCTACCGCAGGAGGCCATTATTACACTGTCAAGTTTCTTCTCCAAGTCGGTGTTTTGGATGAGTGTATTCCGCGTGCTTATTCCATCTCTTCAAACTACATGAAGCAGCCAAGTGGACAGATATTCGACGATGAGTACCTTTGGAAGTGTGAGACAGCATTGCATATTGCTTGTTCTATGGATCTGCCAGAAATTGTTGGTTTGCTAGTGCACGGAAATACTAGTGCCATCAATTGTCCTGACTACTTAGGAATGCTTCCAATTCACAAAGCTGTCGTCCACAATAGCTACTCATCACTGAAAAAGCTCCTATGGGCAGGAGTGGGATCGTCCTTGCGTTGTGACAAAGCATACTTTGATTACCCACGAAAAAGAGTTAACGACACTACGATACATTTGGAACCCTGTTGCTGTGCATCTACTGCGCTTCACTTGGCAGCACGACATGGTCTTATCAATATTGTTCGACTTCTTGCTGAAAATGGCGCCGACACATCGGCTGTTGACGTCCATGGATCACAGCCGATACACGTTGCCGCGTGTCATGGCCGCGCTGCCGTCCTATCGCTATTTGTAAATGTGTACAAGGTGGACGTTAATAGTAGGGATATTCTAGGGCAGACACCATTTATCTACGCTGTAGAATGTAAGGCGGAAAATGTATTCAAACGGCTTGTTCATCTCGGTGCTGATATATTCGCCGTCGATAAGACTGGACGGTCGCCTATCATGTTAGACGCTCTTGATGACCAAAAACTAATCTTCAAGGACCCCTACGTGAGAAACCGAGCCGATATGGTTGATTCAAATTTAAAGGAAAAATTAGACAGTCTCATCGCCGAGGTAGTTCCGAAACATTCACTGTCTTCATCTATACTGAAGATTTATCTAAAGGCAAAGATAAATGCATCAATCATTCAGAGTGTGTTTGAAATGATGAGCGAAGAAGAGCTTTCATTCCTGAGAAAGGGCAAGTTGGTGTCTTGTAAGTTATTGGCAACCGACATACCCTTGGCATCTTCACCGATTGTTCTTTTTTCCACCACGGCAATGTTCATTTCCCACGTGGATAGCTTCATAGCTTCCTTGATTAAAGATCGCATGCGCAAGGAAGAGGTAAATAAGACCGGTATAATACCTTATGGGCGACGCCCTGCGTCCTCCACGTGCCGTATGGGGAATACGACACTGAACTGCTCTTTCCTCGTCTCTTCCGTCAGAAAAAACTACGTATACGTGGCAGATAGGCTTTTGAGTGCTGGTATGGACGTGAACTGTCGCGCAGACGTGTCTGGGGACACTCCACTGCTCACCTACTTGCGCAATGGCGGGCGCAACATGGCCAAGGTACTAGCCAAGCATAAGGTTAAGGCTGAGATCAAATGTGGGGAATACTTTAAAGATTCTGTTGTTCATCTATCAGCATATCACAAGTTACACTACCTGCATTACCTTGACATGTTTCAAGAATCGGGCGATgtttttcctttaaaaaagGATGATATGTTTGATTACCTCCTTTTTGACTACGAAAGAAATCTGGTCGATGGCAAAAACGTCACAGTACAAGTTGGCGATGGGCCTCTGATTCGAGCGATTAAGTCACACAATCTACGTAAGGGCTATAACGTTCTCAATAAATGCTTCGACAATGAAGGATTTTTGCCACTGCACCGGGCGGCCCAAGGAGGAAATTTGTTGGCGGTAAAAAAATTCCTGGATATGGGAGCTGACCTGAGCTTGGAAACAGAAGATGGAAGAAGTGCTTTGTCCCTTGCAATACAGTTCGCCGTTAAGTATCGCCCACACATGAATTTTCACGAGCCGAGTATCATGACTGATGTTGAAATCTTTCTTGGATCTGTTACAGCAAAAGAAATCATTACGCAGCATATTAAACagcgaaaaaaagaaattaaaatagGTTGCAATCCGAAGTTTACAAGGCTCACTCTTTACCATATTGCTGCCTCAAGGGGGATGTACCATCTCATCGTGTTGTTGTTAGAGCTACAAAAAACCTTGCCGCAGATTATCAGAGGGCTTGATGAACACTGTGTTACTAAACATGGTATCACGCCTTATTATTTAGCTTTTTTAAATGCGAATGTGGAACACTCGTCTTGGAAGAAAACTTTATCAGTGATACAAATGTATAGCGCTGACATGGCCTTAACTTACCGCCCAAAAGTTACAGCAAgatactttttattattcaataCATTATTTAACACGTTTCCGGTTGATATGTTGAAAATCTCAGCAAATCCATACGACTTGAATTTCCTTTGTCGATCGAAGCCTGAAACATGTTCTGAATATTTGCCAATTGTTCACTTCAAGCGTTCTCCTCGCGGTAGCTTACAAAAGCGGTTATCAGATAGCGCATTTTCATTAATCCAATTCTGGAAAGAGCTAAAGGAATATTTTGACAAAGAAATTGATTTTTTCACTAAAACATGGAAGTTTATGGTGCTTTTTTCTGGAAACTATCGCTGTATCAAATCAAACAATGCCAGGGATATTAAACGCCTAATAAACATCACGACCGACAAGCAAAAAATACCCGATATGTGCACTGAACAGACAAGAACTCTAATTGAAGACGTCACCAGGGATTATAAAATTGAGAACAAAAACTTTCAAGACTACTATATGTCCTTCCTCGAGTTACTGGAAGAGGCAAAAAATTTGGCAGACGAGGAGGATATTTCCGCTTTGAACAAGACAATGTTGTGCCTTTGGCGTGACGGGACAATGCGATACATTCGGCTTAGGTTCATGGCGTACACTTTGGATTTCATGAAAAAACAGATAGAGAAAAATTGGATATTACCAAGTATGGCACCATTGATGAAAAAGGACCTGCTTTCAATTCAAACAAATTTGACAGAGACCGAACTTCTTGATATTGTTAAAATCCTAAGCGAGGGCACAGCGTCTGAGGAATTCGTCTACCTGGGGGCACTTCAATTTCCAAGGCCACCATTGTATAGAAAATCATTCACTTTGaagtga